The sequence AGAGCAGGAAGGCCGCGAAGCTGGCCGCCACCGGGATCTTGCCGCTGGCAGCGAGCCCGGAGGCCACACCGACCAGGTTCGACTCCGCGATGCCGACGTCGAAGAAGCGATCGGGGAACTCCTTGCCGAACCACTCCGTGCGGGTGGAGTTGGCCACGTCACCGTCGACCACCACCACCGCCGGGTTCTCCCGGCCGATGTCGCGCAGCGCCTCGCCGAAGGCGTCACGCGTGGCCTTCCCCATCTTCAAGCCGACCTCGGTGCCCAGGTTCATCCCAGCTCCTCCAATGCCTCCGCCAGCTTGTCCTTCGGGAGGGCCCGCCCATGCCAGGTGAAGTCCTCTTCGAAGACCTTGAGCCCCTTGCCTTTGACGGTGTGGGCGATGATCACCACCGGGCCGCTCTTCTCGTCCCGCGCCGCGATCAACGCATCGCGGACCTGCCCGAGGTCGTGCCCGTCGATCTCCAGGACCTTCCAACCGAAGGCCGCCCACTTGTCATCGTACAGCGCCGGGTCGGTGACCTGAGACACCGCGCTCGTCTGCTGGTAACCGTTGTTGTCGACGATGGCGATCAGGTTGTTGACCTTCTGGTGCGCCGCGGCCATGGCCGCCTCCCAGACCTGGCCCTCCTGGATCTCGCCGTCGCCGAGCATCACGTAGACCTGGTAGTCGCGGCCGTCCAGGCGCGCCGCCAGGGCGTGCCCGAGGCCGATCGACAGCCCCTGCCCCAGGCTGCCAGTGGACGCCTCGACACCCGGGAGTCGCCGCATGTTGGGGTGTCCTTCGAGCGGACTGCCCAGCCGCCGGAGCGTCTTGAGTTCGTCCTTCGGGAAGTACCCCGCCTCGGCCAGCACCGCATACAGGATCGGCGCGGCGTGCCCTTTGGAGAGGATGAAACGGTCGCGGTCGGGCCAGTCCGGCTGCTGCGGGTTGTAGCGCAGGATGCCGCCGAAGTAGAGCTGCGTCAGGATCTCGACAGCCGAAAAGGAACTGCTCGGGTGGCCCGATCCCGCCTCGCTCGTCATGATGAGCACTTCGCGACGCAGCCGGCGAGCCAGATCCCGCAGTTCGTCCAGGTTGGCCGCCGCGGGCTGTGCCTGCGCGCTCGCGTGCTGGTCACCCATCGAAAGAACCTCCTTTAGTCGACCTCGTCACGGTCCCTCGTCAATCCTTGCACAAGCCGGACCGCGAGGCGCCGGCCGCCCGGCTAGCGGGTGGCCGCCGGGGATCATCGCCTTTTCGGCGCTTTGGTGCAAGGGTCCACAGAGCGCGGGTTTCCGCATCCGAACCGGTGCGCCGAACCAAGGGCCCTCAGACGTGAGACTCACCACCGCCCTTGGTGCGAATGCTCTCGCCCGCCCGGGGAAGGTGGTGTATCCTTTCATTCCATTGTGACATTCAGGGCACGTTCTATTCTACCAAGGGATTGACATGACCGAGATCATCGCCACAGTGTCGAGTAAGGGTCAGATCACGATCCCAGCCGCGGTCCGTCGTCCCCTCGGTGTCGCCCCTGGCGGCAAAGTCGTCTTCGCGATCAGCGACGAAGGTATCGTCACCATGCGGCGGGCAGCATACCCGAGTATGCGAGCCTCCGAGGAGCAGCCGGGACGCTGCGTGGGCCGCTGGCCTGGAGCCACGTGCGTCGTATCGCCCGTGAGGACGCGCTTTCCGAGAGTCACCCAGACGCACGATGAGCGCCCCGCCCGTCGATTCCGACCTTAACATCCGATTCCGCACCGTTGACGATACGCTCTCCAGGACCATCGACCGGTGCGCTCTTCGTCCACCTCGCCATTACTCCGCGCAGCCCGCCGCGCGGTACAGGGTCAGGCCCTCGCGGCTCGCGACGGCGCTCGCGCCGGGGTAGCCGGCTGCGTCCGGCGCGGTATCACGCGGCAGGACGGCGTAGCAGGTGCCGGGCGGGGCGGGCGGCGGCGTCCAGTATTCGACCGTGCCCTGGCCGTAGACCGTGTGCCCGTTGCGCTGCAGGATCGCACCCAGCAGGCCGAGCGCGATCGGGTCGGCGTCCAGCTGTGGCAGGTCGACCGCGGCACCGTCCGGGACCGCCTCGGCGAGTTCCCATAGCCACGGATCGGGCGCGACCGTGATGACGTAGTCGGGCGGCGCGGCCAGTTCGACCTGCAACTCAGGGAAGTCCTCCACCCGGCGGAGCAGCGCATCCCGCTCGGCCGTTGTTGCAGTATCCGCGTGGTAGAGCACGGCTCGGACACCGATCCCCTGCAGGAGCCGGATCGTCTCGCGGGACGGGAAGTCCCGCATGGCGTCGCGGAGCGGGTAGTAGGCGGGCGGAGCAAAGCTGCTGTAGCCGTTGACGAGCGGCGCCCAGTGGAAGGTCGACCAGAAGTTCGGCCATGCCGAGGCGATCAGCCCCTCCCCCATCGGCAATTCGAGCGCGGGGACGCGATGCTCCGCCAGCCAGTCGTAATCGGCGCGGCGCGCCTCGGCCGCC is a genomic window of Sphaerobacter thermophilus DSM 20745 containing:
- a CDS encoding transketolase, yielding MGDQHASAQAQPAAANLDELRDLARRLRREVLIMTSEAGSGHPSSSFSAVEILTQLYFGGILRYNPQQPDWPDRDRFILSKGHAAPILYAVLAEAGYFPKDELKTLRRLGSPLEGHPNMRRLPGVEASTGSLGQGLSIGLGHALAARLDGRDYQVYVMLGDGEIQEGQVWEAAMAAAHQKVNNLIAIVDNNGYQQTSAVSQVTDPALYDDKWAAFGWKVLEIDGHDLGQVRDALIAARDEKSGPVVIIAHTVKGKGLKVFEEDFTWHGRALPKDKLAEALEELG
- a CDS encoding AbrB/MazE/SpoVT family DNA-binding domain-containing protein — its product is MTEIIATVSSKGQITIPAAVRRPLGVAPGGKVVFAISDEGIVTMRRAAYPSMRASEEQPGRCVGRWPGATCVVSPVRTRFPRVTQTHDERPARRFRP